A window from Chiloscyllium punctatum isolate Juve2018m chromosome 3, sChiPun1.3, whole genome shotgun sequence encodes these proteins:
- the ggps1 gene encoding geranylgeranyl pyrophosphate synthase isoform X3, giving the protein MLHSASLLIDDIEDNSKLRRGFPVAHSIYGVPCVINSANYVYFLSLQKVMTLDHPEAIKIFTHQLLELHRGQGLDINWRDTYTCPTLEGYKAMVLQKTGGLFGLAVGLMQLFSENKSDFKPLLNTLGLLFQIRDDYANLASNEYSANKGFCDDLTEGKFSFPVIHAIWSHPESTQVQNILRQRTENMDVKKYCVSYLEKVGSLAYTRETLKTLESEAYKSIDNLGGNPQLAALIDQLSQMYQT; this is encoded by the coding sequence ATGTTGCACAGTGCTAGTTTGCTGATCGATGATATTGAAGATAACTCTAAGCTGCGCCGTGGGTTTCCTGTGGCACACAGTATCTACGGTGTTCCATGCGTCATTAACTCTGCCAACTATGTTTACTTTTTGAGTCTGCAGAAGGTAATGACCCTTGATCACCCAGAAGCCATTAAAATTTTCACACACCAGCTACTTGAACTGCATCGAGGTCAAGGCTTGGACATTAATTGGAGAGATACATACACATGTCCCACATTGGAAGGTTATAAGGCCATGGTGCTACAGAAAACTGGCGGACTCTTTGGACTGGCTGTTGGCCTCATGCAACTATTCTCTGAAAACAAATCTGACTTCAAGCCTCTTCTTAACACACTGGGGCTTTTATTCCAAATACGTGACGATTACGCAAACTTAGCATCTAATGAATATAGTGCAAATAAGGGGTTTTGTGACGATTTAACAGAGGGAAAATTTTCATTCCCTGTTATTCATGCCATCTGGTCACATCCAGAAAGTACACAAGTGCAGAATATTTTGCGACAGCGAACTGAGAATATGGATGTCAAGAAATACTGTGTGAGTTATCTTGAAAAGGTGGGTTCTTTAGCTTACACCAGAGAAACGCTCAAAACATTGGAATCGGAAGCTTACAAAAGTATTGACAACTTAGGGGGTAACCCACAGTTAGCAGCTTTAATTGATCAACTTAGTCAAATGTATCAGACATAA
- the ggps1 gene encoding geranylgeranyl pyrophosphate synthase isoform X2 has product MEAVTFLGKQFRTKLSEAFNHWLNVPEEKFKVIIEVTEMLHSASLLIDDIEDNSKLRRGFPVAHSIYGVPCVINSANYVYFLSLQKVMTLDHPEAIKIFTHQLLELHRGQGLDINWRDTYTCPTLEGYKAMVLQKTGGLFGLAVGLMQLFSENKSDFKPLLNTLGLLFQIRDDYANLASNEYSANKGFCDDLTEGKFSFPVIHAIWSHPESTQVQNILRQRTENMDVKKYCVSYLEKVGSLAYTRETLKTLESEAYKSIDNLGGNPQLAALIDQLSQMYQT; this is encoded by the exons ATGGAGGCAGTTACTTTTTTAG GCAAACAATTCAGAACCAAACTTTCAGAAGCCTTTAACCACTGGTTGAATGTCCCAGAAGAGAAATTTAAG GTCATCATAGAAGTAACAGAAATGTTGCACAGTGCTAGTTTGCTGATCGATGATATTGAAGATAACTCTAAGCTGCGCCGTGGGTTTCCTGTGGCACACAGTATCTACGGTGTTCCATGCGTCATTAACTCTGCCAACTATGTTTACTTTTTGAGTCTGCAGAAGGTAATGACCCTTGATCACCCAGAAGCCATTAAAATTTTCACACACCAGCTACTTGAACTGCATCGAGGTCAAGGCTTGGACATTAATTGGAGAGATACATACACATGTCCCACATTGGAAGGTTATAAGGCCATGGTGCTACAGAAAACTGGCGGACTCTTTGGACTGGCTGTTGGCCTCATGCAACTATTCTCTGAAAACAAATCTGACTTCAAGCCTCTTCTTAACACACTGGGGCTTTTATTCCAAATACGTGACGATTACGCAAACTTAGCATCTAATGAATATAGTGCAAATAAGGGGTTTTGTGACGATTTAACAGAGGGAAAATTTTCATTCCCTGTTATTCATGCCATCTGGTCACATCCAGAAAGTACACAAGTGCAGAATATTTTGCGACAGCGAACTGAGAATATGGATGTCAAGAAATACTGTGTGAGTTATCTTGAAAAGGTGGGTTCTTTAGCTTACACCAGAGAAACGCTCAAAACATTGGAATCGGAAGCTTACAAAAGTATTGACAACTTAGGGGGTAACCCACAGTTAGCAGCTTTAATTGATCAACTTAGTCAAATGTATCAGACATAA
- the ggps1 gene encoding geranylgeranyl pyrophosphate synthase isoform X1 has product MENKQASERILLEPYHYLLQLPGKQFRTKLSEAFNHWLNVPEEKFKVIIEVTEMLHSASLLIDDIEDNSKLRRGFPVAHSIYGVPCVINSANYVYFLSLQKVMTLDHPEAIKIFTHQLLELHRGQGLDINWRDTYTCPTLEGYKAMVLQKTGGLFGLAVGLMQLFSENKSDFKPLLNTLGLLFQIRDDYANLASNEYSANKGFCDDLTEGKFSFPVIHAIWSHPESTQVQNILRQRTENMDVKKYCVSYLEKVGSLAYTRETLKTLESEAYKSIDNLGGNPQLAALIDQLSQMYQT; this is encoded by the exons ATGGAGAACAAGCAAGCTTCTGAAAGGATCCTGTTAGAGCCTTACCACTATCTGCTTCAGTTGCCAG GCAAACAATTCAGAACCAAACTTTCAGAAGCCTTTAACCACTGGTTGAATGTCCCAGAAGAGAAATTTAAG GTCATCATAGAAGTAACAGAAATGTTGCACAGTGCTAGTTTGCTGATCGATGATATTGAAGATAACTCTAAGCTGCGCCGTGGGTTTCCTGTGGCACACAGTATCTACGGTGTTCCATGCGTCATTAACTCTGCCAACTATGTTTACTTTTTGAGTCTGCAGAAGGTAATGACCCTTGATCACCCAGAAGCCATTAAAATTTTCACACACCAGCTACTTGAACTGCATCGAGGTCAAGGCTTGGACATTAATTGGAGAGATACATACACATGTCCCACATTGGAAGGTTATAAGGCCATGGTGCTACAGAAAACTGGCGGACTCTTTGGACTGGCTGTTGGCCTCATGCAACTATTCTCTGAAAACAAATCTGACTTCAAGCCTCTTCTTAACACACTGGGGCTTTTATTCCAAATACGTGACGATTACGCAAACTTAGCATCTAATGAATATAGTGCAAATAAGGGGTTTTGTGACGATTTAACAGAGGGAAAATTTTCATTCCCTGTTATTCATGCCATCTGGTCACATCCAGAAAGTACACAAGTGCAGAATATTTTGCGACAGCGAACTGAGAATATGGATGTCAAGAAATACTGTGTGAGTTATCTTGAAAAGGTGGGTTCTTTAGCTTACACCAGAGAAACGCTCAAAACATTGGAATCGGAAGCTTACAAAAGTATTGACAACTTAGGGGGTAACCCACAGTTAGCAGCTTTAATTGATCAACTTAGTCAAATGTATCAGACATAA